GATTGTATTCCGGGGTGATCACGGCGATGCGAGCGCCGCGTTCGATTGACTCCAACTTCCAGTGCGCTTCCGGCATCTTGTTCTCGACGAAGTTCTTGCCCCAACTGGTGTTGAACTTACAGAACCGCATGTCGGCCAAGTCCACGTCGCAGTTCTGAGTGCCGTTCCACCAAGGTTGGCTGGGGTCCTGGTCGCCGTGCCAGGTGTAGTTGTTCCAATAGCGGCCGCCCTGGGCTTGATCCGGGCTGACTTTCCGAATCCACGCGTCCAGCAACGGCAGCGTGTTGTTGTTGAACCGGGTGTTGCCGTGCTTGCCGATCAAGCCCAGGATCGGCATGCCGGCGCGGTGCTTGAAGCACCGGACGCCCGCGCCCTTCATCATCTCAATCATCTCGGGCGGATAGCCCTGCTCGCGCAACCGCCGGGCGCCGGCCTCGCCGCTGTAGCGCGTGGCGATGACGACCATCGCCTTGGCGACGTAGGTGAAGGCCGTGTCCCAGGAGACGCGCATCATGTCGTCCAGGTAGCGGCTGTCGAATTTGTACTTGCTCTTGGTCTCCGGGGTGAGCTCCGGGGAGCCGGCATCCATCCATTCCTTCCAGCCCTTGCGCATCAGGGGGCCTTTCAAGCGATAGGGGCCGTAGACGCGGCGGTGGAAGGTGAAGCCCTTCAGGCACATGCGGGGGTTGTGGGCGAAGGTCCCGCGGTTGCCGTAGAGGTCTTCGTAGGTCTGGTGGTCGTAGTTCTGCTCGACGCGCATGACGACGCCGTTGCGGACGAAGGCGCGGATGCGGCAGCCGTGCGTGTCGTTGGGGGAACAGCACCAGGTGAAGGAGGAGTCATACCGGTACTGATCGTGGTAGACGCGCTCCCACGAGCGGTCCGGATAGTCGCCGAGGGGGTTGCCCACCTCGATGACCGGCTGGAGGGCCGTCAGCGCCAGCGCGCGATCGGCGATCGCCGCGGCCGCCACCGTCCCCGCCGTGACCTTCAGAAATTGTCGTCGTGATAGAAACATTGAGTGCACCTCCTCAAGTTGTGAGCTGACTTCTCAGCCTGACTGCACCAAATGACTCGCACCACCGAACTTCTTTTCCCACCTCCTTCCTTTGTGAAGCATTTCCTCCTTACCACTTGATGTGCCCTGTATTTCCGACCAGTAAGAGCATGTTTCGATAACAAGAAACACAAAAGACCCCCTCAAAACAGAGCGGTAAAAAGCAACTATCAAACCATGAGGGATGTATTTTTTTAACTTATGGAATTGATGAGAAAAAAATATTATTTCGACGGAGGGAAGGAAGAAATGAGGCAGAACGGACGTTACTTATCTGTAACGGTTTGCCATGTCGGTTTAAGGATATGCATAGAAAGGTCAATAAAAACAGAAAGGTGCGAGAGTTTATTATGCGTTACCAGTTGGGCGGGTCTATCCAGCAAGGTAACGCTGCTGGGGAGCGGAGTGGCGCGGAAAAAAGGACTGAGCTATCCCGCATTATTCACGAGTTGCCATGAACGCCTGGCGTTCACCCGTGCATGATGAGCATGCGCGATCCGACGCATGCCGTGGCCCGGTTCACGTCGGGGAACATTGGTACCGCGAGTCCGCCACGAGTGTGATGTGGGCGCTTCCGGCACCCCGCATGGTGGCTGCGAGCACGCAAAGCAGAGTCGTGATGAGGAGGCGCCTCCGGGCCACGGCCGTTCACCATCTGGAGGAGGATGCCATGGAGCGACGTATCGAGCGTGGTGCAGGCTTGGATGACCCCAAAGAGACGGTGGCGGGGTGTGTCCGCGTGCCAGGGCCGACGGGAGCGCGGGAGCAGCAGGGGCGCACGTTGGGCACAATGACGGCGGACCTGTTGGCCTTGCGCGATTGGCTGGCGGCCCACCAGGTCACCGACGTGGCCATGCGCAACGTCCCGGGGCGGAAGACCGATGGGCAGGACTGTGTCTGGATCGCGCAACTGCTGGAGCCTGGGCTGCTGCGGGGCAGCTTCGTGGCCCCCGGCACCGATCCGGGAGTTACGGGACCTCACGCGGTATCGCGAGGGCCTGATCCAGGAGCGTGGCCGCGAGACGCAGCGGCTTGAGAAGGGGCGGGAGGAGGCGGGGGTGAAGCTGGCGTCGGTCGCCACGGATATCCTGGGGGCTCGGGCCGAGCGATGCTGGAGGCGCTCGTGCACGGGACCACCGATCCCGACACGCTGGCCGAGCTGGCCAAAAGCAGACTGCGTGCCAAGCTGCCGGCGTTGCGGGCGGCCTGGCCGGGCGCTTTCGGGGGCATCATGGGTTTCTGGTCAGCGAGCTCTTGGCGCCTCTGGATGACCTCGAAGAGGCGATCGCACGTTTGAGCCAGCAGATCGAGGAGCACCTCCGCCCTTCCGCGACCCTGGTCCAGCCGTTGGATGCGATCCCGGGGGTGAACCAGCGCGCGATTGAAGGGATCATGGCCGAGATCGGCGTCGACCTGTCGCCGTTTCCCTCGGATTGGCATCTCAGCAGTTGGGCTGGGATCTGTCCTGGCCATCATGAGAGCGCAGGCAAGCGCCAGAGCGGCAAGACCCGTAAGGGCAACTGCTAGCTTCGGGCCGCGCTGATTGGAGCGGCCTTTGGGGCCATTCGGGGGAAAGACAGCCGGTTGGCCGCTCGCTATCGCCGCATCAGGCGGCATCGGGGACACAAGAACGCGGTGAAGGCCCAGGACCGGGTGCGGCGGAAATTCTGGCGCTTGCTGCATCGCCACAAGCCGCCGTCGTGGCCGCTGCCCGGGAGTTGGCTGGGTTTGTCTGGGCCATCGCCCAGCAATTCCCGGTGGCGCCACCCATCTGAGAGCGAGGACAGGCACTTGGAGCGTTCTGGTCCTGGAAGCGAGGCAACGGTATGGAGCATGCTCGTGGCTCCTCTGTGGCATCCCAACATCCGTTGGCGATGACCCAGGACGCTAGATCGAGGCCGCTCCCGACGAATCACTATCATGCGTCCCTGTCCATCCCTGGATGGACAACACGCGAATATCAGGTTGATTCACCGTCGCGCAACGCCTGGCTTCCAGGTCCTGGGCGCTCCAGGGATAGGCCGCCCAGACCGCACCGGCGGCGCCATGATCGAACAAGGAACTTGACACGCTCGTCCATATCAGGAGCCTGTCCGACATTGACCTTTCTACTGCGGCGAATGATGTACCGACATCTGCTTCGTTCTCGGCCCA
The DNA window shown above is from Nitrospira tepida and carries:
- a CDS encoding transposase, which produces MAPLDDLEEAIARLSQQIEEHLRPSATLVQPLDAIPGVNQRAIEGIMAEIGVDLSPFPSDWHLSSWAGICPGHHESAGKRQSGKTRKGNC